One genomic segment of Fervidobacterium pennivorans includes these proteins:
- the lpdA gene encoding dihydrolipoyl dehydrogenase: protein MSYDAIIIGGGPGGYVCAIKLAHYGKKVALVEKENLGGTCTNWGCIPTKALLTATHLLDEAKEKADKLGIKLSVEGFDLSKIMAHANKSIVMSRKGIEYLMKKNNVTVIKGTAEVINKNKVIIKETGEKLESSNLVLAHGSVPTIFPPFNQVEGIWTSNDIFLMKELPSSLLIVGGGVIGVEFATFFSSLGVKVKIVELADHILPYEDDDVVEEIKKSFARKGVEIKEKTKVEGVKKVTDGYEVVLIDSEGKSESVVVDKVLVAIGRRPNIHDDVKNLGVEIERGIKTDRRMRTNIEGVYAIGDVRGQIMLAHVAMYEGIVAAKNIAGIETEMDYSAVPSIIFTTPEIASTGLREKDVDKDKVKISKFPLSANGRARTMLENIGFVKIIADKETETVLGMSIVSPVATELIMEGVIAVRNKLKAHELEESIHPHPTLSESVLGALEGITGLPIHL from the coding sequence ATGTCCTACGATGCAATTATTATCGGTGGCGGTCCAGGTGGATACGTTTGTGCAATTAAGCTTGCACATTATGGAAAGAAGGTAGCTCTTGTTGAAAAAGAAAACCTTGGTGGCACGTGTACAAACTGGGGTTGTATCCCAACAAAAGCACTTTTAACCGCAACGCACTTACTCGACGAGGCAAAGGAAAAGGCTGATAAGCTTGGTATCAAGCTTTCTGTTGAAGGCTTTGACCTTTCAAAAATCATGGCTCATGCGAACAAGAGCATAGTGATGTCAAGAAAAGGTATCGAGTATTTGATGAAAAAGAACAACGTAACGGTTATTAAGGGAACTGCAGAAGTTATTAATAAGAACAAAGTAATAATAAAGGAAACGGGCGAAAAACTCGAAAGTTCAAACTTAGTCCTAGCACATGGTTCTGTGCCAACAATATTCCCACCTTTCAATCAAGTGGAAGGCATATGGACAAGTAACGATATTTTCCTTATGAAAGAACTTCCATCATCTTTGTTGATTGTTGGTGGAGGAGTAATAGGAGTTGAGTTTGCGACGTTCTTTAGTTCGCTTGGCGTAAAAGTGAAGATTGTTGAACTTGCCGACCATATCCTTCCATATGAAGATGATGACGTGGTTGAAGAGATTAAGAAATCATTTGCCAGAAAAGGTGTCGAAATAAAGGAAAAAACGAAAGTTGAAGGTGTCAAGAAAGTGACAGATGGATATGAAGTCGTACTAATTGATTCAGAAGGGAAAAGTGAGAGCGTTGTAGTTGATAAAGTACTTGTCGCAATTGGAAGAAGACCAAATATTCATGACGATGTAAAAAATCTCGGAGTAGAAATTGAGCGAGGAATTAAGACTGATAGGAGAATGAGGACCAATATTGAAGGTGTTTATGCCATTGGTGATGTGAGAGGGCAAATAATGCTTGCTCACGTTGCTATGTATGAAGGCATCGTTGCAGCGAAAAATATTGCAGGCATAGAGACTGAGATGGACTATTCAGCAGTTCCATCGATTATATTCACAACTCCAGAGATTGCTTCAACAGGACTTAGAGAAAAAGATGTCGATAAGGATAAAGTTAAGATTTCGAAATTCCCGCTCTCGGCGAATGGAAGGGCAAGAACTATGCTTGAAAACATAGGATTCGTAAAGATAATTGCCGATAAAGAAACAGAGACAGTCTTAGGTATGTCAATTGTTTCCCCAGTTGCAACCGAACTTATTATGGAGGGCGTTATCGCTGTTAGGAATAAATTAAAGGCACACGAACTTGAGGAATCCATACATCCACATCCAACTCTAAGCGAAAGCGTTCTTGGTGCGCTGGAAGGGATAACAGGTTTGCCAATACATCTGTAA
- the uvrB gene encoding excinuclease ABC subunit UvrB codes for MLYELVSDYEPAGDQPQAIEKLVEGLRKGYRFQTLIGVTGSGKTFTMANVIKEIEKPVLVISPNKTLAAQLYTEFKSFFPKNKVEFFISYYDYYQPEAYVPTKDLYIEKSADINEVIARMRMSAIKSLMTRRDVIVVASVSAIYACGDPRDFDTLNIKLAVGERIKLNDLLKHLVRIGYERKEDIGLTGSFRLRGDTLEIFPTYQDEGIHIEFFGDEIDRIYTFDRLNRDVIERLDRITIYPAKEYVTTEEKIAMAVKSIRQELEERLAELRRQGKELEAQRLYQRTMNDIELLSTLGYCTGIENYSRHFDGRKPGEPPYSLLDYYDEDYIVFIDESHITIPQLRAMYHGEMSRKRSLVEYGFRLPCAYDNRPLKFEEFLSKVNQVIFVSATPGPFELEVSEQVIEQIIRPTGLIDPLVEVRPTRYQIDDLVKEIVEVKKRGERALVTVLTKKTAEMLAEYLVEFNIRALYLHSELDAIKRFEVLKKLRSGEIDVVVGVNLLREGLDLPEVSLVAILDADTEGFLRSETTLIQIIGRTARNENGKVIMYADKITPAMQRAIEETNRRRKIQMEYNEKHGIKPQTIVKPMMEDIFAPFKEEEEELYKVYEDSIFALKESLPLEDYAALLEEEMYKAASELRYEDAARIRDELFRVKEELKNNK; via the coding sequence ATGCTTTACGAGCTTGTCAGTGATTACGAGCCCGCAGGTGATCAACCTCAAGCTATTGAAAAGTTGGTGGAAGGCTTAAGAAAAGGCTATCGATTTCAAACGCTTATAGGTGTTACTGGTAGCGGGAAAACATTCACGATGGCAAATGTTATAAAGGAGATAGAAAAACCCGTTTTAGTGATTTCTCCAAACAAAACGCTGGCTGCACAACTATACACAGAGTTCAAATCTTTCTTTCCGAAGAATAAAGTAGAATTCTTTATAAGCTACTACGACTACTATCAGCCTGAAGCCTACGTACCTACTAAGGACCTATACATAGAGAAGAGCGCTGACATAAACGAAGTAATAGCAAGAATGAGGATGAGTGCTATAAAATCGCTAATGACCAGAAGGGATGTTATCGTCGTAGCAAGTGTTTCAGCAATATACGCTTGCGGTGACCCTCGTGATTTCGATACCCTCAACATAAAACTCGCTGTTGGGGAGCGTATCAAACTCAATGACTTACTCAAACACTTAGTACGAATAGGGTACGAAAGAAAAGAAGATATAGGATTAACTGGAAGCTTCCGCTTACGTGGTGACACTCTTGAAATCTTTCCGACTTACCAAGACGAAGGTATCCATATAGAGTTCTTTGGTGATGAAATTGACAGAATCTACACATTCGATAGATTAAACAGAGATGTTATTGAGCGTCTGGACAGGATAACGATATATCCAGCCAAAGAATACGTTACAACCGAAGAAAAGATTGCAATGGCTGTAAAAAGCATACGCCAAGAACTTGAAGAAAGGCTCGCAGAACTTAGAAGGCAAGGCAAGGAGCTTGAAGCTCAAAGGCTGTATCAAAGAACGATGAATGACATTGAACTGTTGAGCACGTTGGGTTACTGCACAGGTATCGAGAACTACTCGCGTCATTTCGATGGGAGAAAACCAGGAGAACCACCTTATTCACTACTTGATTACTACGACGAAGATTACATCGTATTCATAGACGAATCACACATCACAATCCCACAACTCAGGGCGATGTATCACGGCGAGATGTCTAGAAAGAGAAGCCTTGTTGAATACGGATTTAGGCTGCCTTGTGCTTATGATAACAGACCACTTAAGTTTGAAGAATTCCTGTCGAAAGTAAATCAAGTGATATTTGTCTCTGCTACCCCTGGTCCTTTTGAATTGGAAGTTTCTGAACAAGTTATTGAACAAATAATAAGACCAACCGGATTAATTGACCCCCTTGTAGAAGTTAGACCCACGAGATATCAAATCGATGACTTAGTAAAAGAAATCGTTGAAGTAAAAAAGCGAGGCGAACGCGCCCTTGTCACAGTCCTAACAAAGAAAACCGCAGAGATGTTAGCAGAATATCTGGTTGAATTCAACATTAGAGCTTTGTATCTTCACTCCGAACTCGATGCTATCAAACGATTTGAAGTGTTAAAAAAACTCCGCTCAGGTGAAATCGATGTTGTCGTTGGTGTGAACTTGTTAAGGGAAGGGTTGGACCTGCCGGAAGTTTCGCTTGTCGCTATACTCGATGCCGATACAGAAGGCTTCTTACGCAGCGAGACTACACTGATTCAGATTATAGGACGAACAGCACGAAATGAAAACGGAAAGGTGATAATGTATGCAGATAAAATCACTCCGGCAATGCAAAGAGCGATTGAGGAGACAAACAGGAGAAGAAAAATCCAAATGGAGTACAATGAAAAACATGGAATCAAGCCTCAAACAATCGTTAAACCTATGATGGAAGATATCTTCGCACCGTTCAAAGAGGAAGAAGAAGAGCTATACAAAGTCTACGAAGATAGCATCTTTGCCTTGAAAGAATCTCTTCCATTGGAAGATTACGCTGCTCTTCTTGAAGAAGAGATGTACAAAGCGGCATCTGAACTGAGATATGAAGACGCAGCAAGAATTAGAGATGAGTTATTCAGGGTTAAGGAAGAGTTGAAAAACAATAAATGA